In Hyphomicrobium denitrificans ATCC 51888, the DNA window TCGAACGGATCAGGCCGACAACCTCACCGACGAAGGTGTTGCTCTTTTCGGGATCGCCTTCGATCCAGCCGGCACGGTATTTCGCAGCTTCCTCATCGGCGACCGCGATCAGTTCGGCTTCGCGTCCGTGCCAGCGGCAAATGAATTCGTTGATGAGAACTCGGGCGCTGTACTGCTTCGGCCATTCGAGCTTGCGCGCCAGATCCATCGTCTGCGAACGAATGGTTTCGTCGCCCGTCGCGCTCAACGCGGTGTCGTGCATGCGCTGGCTGACGTTGGCTTCCTTTGACGCCCAAAGGCGCGATCCGACCATCACTCCTTCAGCGCCGAGCATCAATGCGGCGGCGACTGTGCGGCCGTCGCCAATTCCGCCCGCTGCGCAAAGAATGGTGTCGGGATAGTCTTTCGCAATCAGGTCCGCGACTTCGGGGACGATCGATAGGGTTCCGCGACTTTGTCCGTGTCCGCCGGCTTCGGCGCCCTGGGCCACGATAACGTCGGCGCCACATGCCATCGCGTGCGCCGCGTCGCGCCGGGTTTGCACCTGGCAGATCAGTGTTACGCCCGCGTCCTTGATGCGCTTGGCGAAGGGCTCGGGATTTCCGAACGACAGGATGATGGCTTTCGGTTTGTTCGAAAGCGCCAGATCGAGAAGCGCCGGCTGCTTGGCGAGCGACCAAGTGATGAACCCGCAGCCGACGGGTTGATTGCCGGCCGCGCGAAATTCCTGTGCGATCCAGTCCGCGTCGCCGTATCCGCCGCCGATCAGGCCAAGGCCGCCGGCCGCGGACACCGCCGCCGCGAGACGACCGCCCGCTGCCCATGCCATCGGTGCGCAGATGATTGGATGCCGTAGTCCAAGCCGTTCCGTCAGTCGTGTCTTGAGCACGCCGTTCCCCCTTTCATAACCGGCCCTCAGCTTATGAAGGGTCGTAACTCGCGTAAGATCGAATTCCTGTTTGAAAGAATGTCAGCCAGCGTCCATTCATCGAGTTCCGCGAGGAAGGCGTCGATTGCGCGCCGCAAAGCGAGCCGCAGCCGGCAGCTTTGCGAGATGCGGCACATGTTGGATTCGCCGAAGCATTCGACGACATGAAAATCTTCTTCGACGACCCGCAGCACTTCGCCGATCGTCAGGTCTTCGGCGGGGCGTCCGAGACGAAGACCGCCGCCGCGGCCCCGCAACGTCTTGACGAAGCCGTGCCTCGCAAGCTTGTTGACGACTTTCATGAGGTGATTTTCGGAGATCGCGTAGACTTTCGCGATTTCCTGGATCGTCGCTAGGCGGTCCTCTCGCGCTCCGAGGTACATGAGTACGCGAAGCGCGTAGTCGGAATGGACTGTTAGCCGCATCGGAGGGTCCGTCGAACGGTTGCCGGGAACAGGCAAAACACTTTAAGGTGCAATCTCAGTACATCTTATGAAGTCTAACGGCAAGAGCCTCCGCCATGTCGTATCATCCCCCGCATCCAAAAGCGCCTGGACTATCCGTCGGGATTGACGAGGTCATGGTTGCGGATCTGGTCAATCGTTTCTACGCCAAGGTGCGGCAGGACGAGTTGCTCGGTCCGGTCTTCAATTCGCGCATCGAGGATTGGGACGAGCACTTGGCGAAGCTCAGCGCCTTCTGGTCTTCCGTCGTTCTGATGACGGGGCGCTACAAAGGCCAGCCGATGCCCGCTCATGTCGCCATTTCCGAAATCAGCGAAGAGCATTTTTTGCGTTGGTTGGAGCTGTTCGCCGAGACTGCGAAGGCGGTCTGTCCGCCGGAGGCCGCAGCCTTGTTCGTCGATCGCTCGCAACGGATCGCGCAGTCGCTCCGTCTCGCCATCGCCGCGAGCAAGGGTATCATCGCTTAGACGCAGATTTCGTTGCTCGATGCGTTTCCGTTAGGCGCTTGCTTCGGCTTCGATCAAGTATTGACGTTCGCGTCCGGCGAGGAGCGGTCGGCCGATATAGCGATCGAGTTCGCCGCGCCGCAAAAGACGCCACGGCTCGATGAAGCTGACGAAGCGCGCCTGACTTGCCTGATCGCGATAGCGGGGATCATAGCGCCATATGCGCCAGGCGCTGAGATAGCGAAGACGCATCAGGCGCACCGCATCGAAAAGCACACGCATGAACGGCAAGCTTCTGATTCCCGTGACGATTGCGCGGTGCGTCGATCCAAAGGTTTTCCAATACCAGCTGCCGAACATCATGTCGGCGGCACGCACCCAGATTTTGCGTACGGCTGGGACGAGAAACGCGATCGGAAACACGACGAGAAAGAAATGCAAATAAACCTGACTGGCGATCAGGCAAACGACGGCAGCGATTTTCGCGAGTAAAGGCGCTTCATGCCATGTGCGTCGGGCGAACCTGGCTGCGGTATGGACTTTCTCGCGCCAGCCATGTGCTCGCCGGACGGTCTTGTCGCTGACGACGACGCTTGCGGCATATCCGAGGCCTATGCTCGCCCCGGCCGCGAGAAACCGCGAAAGCCGCCGCAATCCGACGCCCTGTGCCAGGAGTTTCAGGAAGCTTCCGGCGGAACGTGCGATGATGTTGCGGACCAGGATGACGCCGTTCGACAGAAATCGCGCGGCCGCTCCTATGGCGTCTTGTCCGGTAGCGGCGTAGATCGCCACGAAAGACGCTATGAAGAGAAACGCGAAAGCCGCGTACCAGCCTTTGCCCTTTCTCATCGTTCCCCACCCGCTCTTTGCGGTTCCCGCGACGCCCCCAACCCCGGCAAAGCGTATCATCCCCGCCTGCGGGGCGGGTAGCGCCGCTTGATGGCCGTTCCGAGACTTGGGAGCGCCGGATGCGGGCTAATCCGTCCGCCGTGCGTTGTGAAAATTACGTCACTCCGCCGCGCATCTGTCGCTTCCAAAATCAGCCGCGGGCATTTATAGAACCGGATGCTCTGGGAACAAAGTGTTCCAGGCGCCGCGGCGATTGCCTAAGTAATTGCTTTCGCTACAGGATGCGGGTGTAGCTCAATGGTAGAGCAGCAGCCTTCCAAGCTGAATACGTGGGTTCGATTCCCATCACCCGCTCCATAACCTCGCGGCGGACGCCTGTTGGCGGTGCCGGCCTCAGGACGGGTTGCCGGAGCGTCCTGAGAACTTCGTCCCATCCGTGTCTTCAGCGGTGACTTCGAGGCGGTCGCTTGCGCCGGGCAGATAGCTGAACCGGAAATGCGGGTCTTCGCTGATCGAGATGCCGCCTTCCATGGCGAAGACGAGCTTGCCGTCCGCCGTGACGGACAGATGCGAGATGAAGCGCGCGGGCGGATACCCTCCCGAAAGCTGGTCGATCGCCAAACCTGAAATATTGGGATGCCGCATCATGACTTCGCCGAGGTCAGACTTGCCGGCGTTGCCCGTGGCGGTCCTTATGCGCATCTTGCCGATGGATTTCGCTGCTTCCTCGGCGTCGCGGCTTGCTGGCGCCGAGCAGCCGCCGGACGCTTTGACGAAAGCCTTCGTCATATACAGTTTGCCGTCCGAGCTTTCCGCGATGGCGCGTACGAACGTGTAGCGGTCCACACGAATGCGTGTCGCCAGGGTGCGCGGTCCGCGTCCCGCCGCTTCTCCGTACGTAAAGGTTGCGACGACCGGAGCTGGATTTTCGTCGGCGATCAGCGTCAGCGATTTGACGTTGTCCGCAAGTTCAGGCGCCAGACGTATCGTGATCGGAACCACGGCGGCGTCTTCGGCGCGTTCCGGAGCCTCCAGCGACAGGAGCCCCTTGCCGTCGATCATGTCCTGCTGGCCGAATGTATCCTTTCGGATGCTGGCCCAGGACGCTTCGCTCTCGTGATTGATTTCTTCCGCGCCGGTACCGGCACCGGTCAATGTTAGAGCTGCGATCGCGAAGGCAAAGAGGATGTACTTCGAGCGTGACATCGGCACTCCTGGCTTCGAGTTAGAAAAAGGAATGCATGCTATGGCAGCATGCTTAGCGCCGTTCAGCGTTCAAGCTTGGCCGCAACGGCGCTCGCGATAAAATCGGCGCTACCCACAAAGCATCCGCGCCAGCAACGGTTTTAGCTGGCCGGTGCCGCAGATCAATCGAGCGGGTGTGGAGGTCTGGCAAATTCGCTTGCCAACGCTTTGCAATCTTTGCGTTGGACGAGCAGCGAAGACCTCAAGTCAATTCCAGTGGAGCGGCGTGGCGGCGCGAGTTGCCTTCGAACAGGCAGCCGTCTTCTACGGAGAGATGCTTATGGAAAATATTTGCGGCGACGGCTGACGACGGCTTCAGAGTGATGTGTGTCGCGAAGATCTCGCCCGAGACTTCGCCGAGGATGGTCACGCGGTCGGCCTTGATCGTGCCGTCGACAATGCCACGCTCGCCGACGACGAGCGACATGCAGCTGATGTCGCCCAGAACGGTGCCGTCAATGACGACCGGACCGGGAAAATCGATGTTCTCCCGAATGCGAACCTTGGGCGGAATTGAGAAGACGCGATAGGACATGCGACACCGGTTAGGCCGAGTGCGTGGCGGTAACACAGCGTCGCGTCAATCGATGGCAACAATTGGGCTTCAGTGAGGGGATTGGGGATTAGGGATTAGGGACTTCAAGAATTAGCGTTCGCGTCGTTTGAGAATTCGGATCGGCGCTTACGGAAACGCCTGATAGATCCAGGTTTCGCTCAGTGCGACGCCGTCCTTTTGCAGAAACGCGCGCAGGTCGGCTTCCTGTCCGTCGAGATCGGAGAGGTCGAACATCATCCGCCAACGCTTGGTGCCGACGACGGGGAAAGCTTCGACGCCGGTAATCTTGCCGCGCGTGGTCGTCACGACCGTATGCGTGCCGCCGAAACGGGTCTGCTCTTCGAGAACCTTGCCTTCGACGTCGATCATGAATTTGCGCGCGCCGGGCTTGGTGTGGCGGAGATCGAGGTCGCGTCCGCCGAGACCGCCGAGCCCGATGCGCGTCGCGACGATGCGGCCGACGTCGCCGGTCGGTGGGCCATCGACGCCCCAATACAGCCGATACTTCGTGTTGATCACCGTGCCTTGGACGATTTTCTGCTCAGGCGTCCAGAACGCGACCATGTTGTCTTCGGTCTCGTTCGTCGTCGGCAACTGCACGAGATTGACACAGCCTTTGCCCCAATCGCCGAGCGGTTCGACCCACATGCTCGGGCGGCGATCGTAGAACAGGCTGTCGTCCTGATAGTTCTCGAAGTTGCGGTCGCGCTGGACGAGGCCGAAGCCTTTGGGATGTTCATCCGAAAAGCTGTTGGTGACGATGCGCGGCGGGTTGGCGACGGGACGCCAGATGCGTTCGCCGGTGCCGGTCCACAGCGAGAGGCCGTCGCAGTCGTGAACCTCAGGGCGCCAGTCGCCGCGGAAGTGCCCCGAATTTTCACCGTACCAGAACATGCCGGTCAAAGGCGCGATGCCGAGCAAGTCGACAGGCGCACGGAAAAAGAGTTCGCATTCGACGTCCTGCAATGCGCCGCCCTGTCCGCCTTGAATGCGGCGGCTGTCCATGCGGTAGGCGCCGGTCACGCTCTGACTTTCGAGAAGAGCGTAGATCGTCATGCCCGCACCGTTCTGTTCGAGCCAGAACGAGGTGAAACGCGGGAATTCTTCCGGTCGTCCGGTGTTGATGGCGAGTCCGCGTGCCGATCCGCCGTACTGATCCTGCGGGTCAGAGGCACGGAAGTAGGATGCGCCGAGATAGGAGAGCCAGTCGCTGACGCCGCCGCGGCTCATCAGGCGGAAGCCCGCGAAGCCGGCAGACTTCAACGTCCGCAACGGATGGTCGGAGGGCATGTTGAACAGGTCGGGCGTATAGACGACCTGACGCGCCTGGCCGTTCTCGATGACGTAGATGCTGACCGGTTCCGCGTAGAAACGTCCTTGCGGAAAGAGGCGCACCTTCTGTGCCCCCGGCACGTCGCGCCAAAGCTCCATCTCGGGCTTATAAATGGCTTGCGCGAACGTATCGAACGTCATGCCGCGCAGAGGATCGGAGTCAGCCGGCTTCGGAGGCGGTGTGTAAGGGGCCTTCGCCAGCTCCTTGGCGCGCGTCTTGAGGTCGTCGAAGGAGAACGGCTCCGCATTTCCGAGCGCCATGGCTCCGACAGAGGCGGCGCGTGCGGGAAGCGCCCAGCCCGCGACCGATGCGGCCAAGGCTCCGGAAAGAACATCTCGACGATGCGGTGTGAATGTCATGGCGCTGGCTTTGAACGAATAATAGGGGCGGGATTTAGTCATCGTCAGAAAGGCAACGTATCGAGGCCGGGCAGGTGCCGCCGCGAATGTGAGGCAATTAAGCTGATAACGTAAGGCGTGACGACGACAAGCCCCTTCAAGTCAGATCGTGTTGATGCAACTTTGGGTTCGGCGATCGACGGCAGGCGCTGGGGTGCGAAGCGCAAATCCCGGCGCGCAAGCGTCGAGCATTGCAACTTCAGCGGTCGCCAGCCAAGCTCTATTGCATTAAGTTGCGTTCAGACTGCGCAATTCCGCCCGCACGGCGAAACAGGGGATTTTCATGCTGGTTGTTACGACGAATGAGATTCAAGGCTACCGCGTCGTGCGCCATCTCGGCCTGGTTCGCGGCTTGACGGTGCGGTCACGCAGTGTCGTCGGCAACCTCGGCGCCGCAATTCAGATTTTCTTCGGCGGCAATATCTCCGTGTATACCAAGCTCGCGGAACAAGCCCGCCAGGAAGCCTTCGATCTCTTGGTCGAGCACGCGCAAAGCATGGGCGCCAATGCCGTTATCGCGATGCGATACGATGCGAACGAGATTGCATCCGCCGTCACCGAGGTGCTGGCCTATGGATCGGCCGTCGTTGTCGAGCCGATCGCGGGTTCGGCGCAGTCGTCGCCGGGTGGTGCTGCCGGTGCTCCCGGTCCCTGGACCGGCCGCTGAAGCCGACAGTTCGACATTTCCTATTGAATAACGGCAGCCGGGACAAAAAAGCTCGCGCATGGGGCTGACAAGGGCGATGACATCAGTTAAGGAAACACGCCCCGAAAGAGGCTGCGCGACGCCCGGGCTTTTGCTCGCGTCGGGTTTAAGGGGTGTAGCTCAATTGGTAGAGCGTCGGTCTCCAAAACCGAAGGTCGGGGGTTCGAGACCCTCCGCCCCTGCCAGCCTCAGCTAGGTCTGATCTGCCGACCGGCCCGGTCAATCAACGACGGGGCTGGAGCGGCATGTTGTCGCATCTGCGCATAGAAAGCACTTTAATGGCGAAGTTCAATCCCATAACCTTTATCCAGGAAGTTCGGCAGGAAGTCTCCAAGGTCACCTGGCCGAAATGGAAAGAGGTGTGGATCACGACTTTGATGGTGCTCATCATGGTCGCGTTCGCCTCTGTTTTCTTTTTGCTCGTCGATCAGGTTTTGAGCCACATCGTGCGCTTCGTTCTTGGGGTGGGCAGTTGAGCATCAGCTCTCGGTATTTGGCTTGGTGACGCGCTAGAGGGCGTTTGAGAATGGTTGTCGCGCAAGATCGCGAAGAAAAAAAGTCGGTGGCCGGAACGCGCTGGTACATCGTCCACGCCTACACGAATTTCGAGCGCAAGGTCGCCGACGCCATTCGCGAACGCGCGAAGGCTGGTGGTCTTGATGATCTGTTCGAAGAGATCGTCGTGCCGACCGAAGAGGTTGTCGAGGTCAAGCGCGGCCGCAAGATTCCGACCGAGCGCAAGTTTCTGCCGGGCTATGTGCTCGTCAAAATGAAGATGACCGACCAGGCGTTCGTGATGATCAAGAACACGCCGAAGGTCACGGGCTTTCTCGGCGCCGACAACAAACCGATGCCGATCCCCGAGGATGAGGCGCTGCGCATCCTTAATCAGGTGAAGGAAGGCGTCGAGCGTCCGCGTCCGACGATCACCTTCGAGATTGGCGAGAACGTCAAGGTTGCCGACGGCCCGTTCGCGTCGTTCACGGGCGTCGTCGAAGACGTCGACGAGGAGCGGTCGCGGGTCAAGGTCGCGGTGTCGATCTTCGGCCGTCCGACGCCGGTCGAGCTCGAATTCGGGCAGGTCGAGAAGATTGCGAGTTGAGGGCGACGTTCCGGCGAAGGCTATGCCGGGACATTGCGCGAGAGTTTGAGAATTCCGGTGCTTCAGCATCGGGAACCGCGGCGGGGTTTCGGCTCTGGGGCGGTGACGTGCGGGAGGGCAGAGTTCGTGGCAAGCGATCCGGCCCGTTGAACCGCTAACCCTGAGCGTGACGTCCGACGACGTCTTCACGCTCTAATGAGTGAAGGGGACTATGGCGAAGAAAGTCGACGGCTATATCAACCTACAGGTGCCGGCAGGCGCGGCGAATCCGTCGCCGCCGATCGGTCCCGCGCTTGGCCAGCGCGGCGTCAACATCATGGAATTCTGCAAGGCCTTCAACGCGAAGACGAAGGACCTCGAGCAGGGCACGCCGATCCCGGTGAAGATCACGGTCTATTCCGACCGCTCCTTCACGTTCGAGATGCGTAACCCGCCTGCAACCTTCCTGATCAAGAAGGCCGCGGGCCTTCGTCCGACGGGCAAGGGCGGCACGGGCTCCAAGGAGCCGGGCCGTGCGGTTGCCGGAGAGGTGACGATTGCGCAGCTGAAAGAGATTGCCAAGGGCAAGCTCAAGGACATGAACACCGACGATATCGATGCCGCCGCCCGCACGCTTGCAGGCAGCGCGCGCTCGATGGGTCTCAAGGTGGTGGAGTAGTCCGATGGCAAAAGCTCAAATCAGCGCTGAGAAGATCAAGGAAACGCGCGAAGCCGGCGGCAAGCGCATGCTCACCGTCAAGCAGGGCCTGCCCGCAGGCAAGTCTTACGGTGTCGACGAAGCCGTGAAGATCCTGAAGGACCGCGCCAAGGCGAAGTTCGACGAGACGATCGAAGTCGCCGTCAACCTCGGCGTCGATCCCAAGCACGCCGACCAGATGGTTCGCGGCGTCTGCAATCTGCCGAACGGCTCGGGCCGCACGGCGCGCGTCGCTGTTTTCGCGAAGGGCGCCAAGGCTGACGAA includes these proteins:
- a CDS encoding group III truncated hemoglobin, whose translation is MSYHPPHPKAPGLSVGIDEVMVADLVNRFYAKVRQDELLGPVFNSRIEDWDEHLAKLSAFWSSVVLMTGRYKGQPMPAHVAISEISEEHFLRWLELFAETAKAVCPPEAAALFVDRSQRIAQSLRLAIAASKGIIA
- the secE gene encoding preprotein translocase subunit SecE, with protein sequence MAKFNPITFIQEVRQEVSKVTWPKWKEVWITTLMVLIMVAFASVFFLLVDQVLSHIVRFVLGVGS
- a CDS encoding NAD(P)H-dependent flavin oxidoreductase produces the protein MLKTRLTERLGLRHPIICAPMAWAAGGRLAAAVSAAGGLGLIGGGYGDADWIAQEFRAAGNQPVGCGFITWSLAKQPALLDLALSNKPKAIILSFGNPEPFAKRIKDAGVTLICQVQTRRDAAHAMACGADVIVAQGAEAGGHGQSRGTLSIVPEVADLIAKDYPDTILCAAGGIGDGRTVAAALMLGAEGVMVGSRLWASKEANVSQRMHDTALSATGDETIRSQTMDLARKLEWPKQYSARVLINEFICRWHGREAELIAVADEEAAKYRAGWIEGDPEKSNTFVGEVVGLIRSIEPAAEIIERLMREAEDLLLSKPREIVSQA
- a CDS encoding bactofilin family protein → MSYRVFSIPPKVRIRENIDFPGPVVIDGTVLGDISCMSLVVGERGIVDGTIKADRVTILGEVSGEIFATHITLKPSSAVAANIFHKHLSVEDGCLFEGNSRRHAAPLELT
- a CDS encoding YbjQ family protein, translating into MLVVTTNEIQGYRVVRHLGLVRGLTVRSRSVVGNLGAAIQIFFGGNISVYTKLAEQARQEAFDLLVEHAQSMGANAVIAMRYDANEIASAVTEVLAYGSAVVVEPIAGSAQSSPGGAAGAPGPWTGR
- a CDS encoding Rrf2 family transcriptional regulator; translated protein: MRLTVHSDYALRVLMYLGAREDRLATIQEIAKVYAISENHLMKVVNKLARHGFVKTLRGRGGGLRLGRPAEDLTIGEVLRVVEEDFHVVECFGESNMCRISQSCRLRLALRRAIDAFLAELDEWTLADILSNRNSILRELRPFIS
- a CDS encoding glucan biosynthesis protein, with the protein product MTFTPHRRDVLSGALAASVAGWALPARAASVGAMALGNAEPFSFDDLKTRAKELAKAPYTPPPKPADSDPLRGMTFDTFAQAIYKPEMELWRDVPGAQKVRLFPQGRFYAEPVSIYVIENGQARQVVYTPDLFNMPSDHPLRTLKSAGFAGFRLMSRGGVSDWLSYLGASYFRASDPQDQYGGSARGLAINTGRPEEFPRFTSFWLEQNGAGMTIYALLESQSVTGAYRMDSRRIQGGQGGALQDVECELFFRAPVDLLGIAPLTGMFWYGENSGHFRGDWRPEVHDCDGLSLWTGTGERIWRPVANPPRIVTNSFSDEHPKGFGLVQRDRNFENYQDDSLFYDRRPSMWVEPLGDWGKGCVNLVQLPTTNETEDNMVAFWTPEQKIVQGTVINTKYRLYWGVDGPPTGDVGRIVATRIGLGGLGGRDLDLRHTKPGARKFMIDVEGKVLEEQTRFGGTHTVVTTTRGKITGVEAFPVVGTKRWRMMFDLSDLDGQEADLRAFLQKDGVALSETWIYQAFP
- the nusG gene encoding transcription termination/antitermination protein NusG, which codes for MVVAQDREEKKSVAGTRWYIVHAYTNFERKVADAIRERAKAGGLDDLFEEIVVPTEEVVEVKRGRKIPTERKFLPGYVLVKMKMTDQAFVMIKNTPKVTGFLGADNKPMPIPEDEALRILNQVKEGVERPRPTITFEIGENVKVADGPFASFTGVVEDVDEERSRVKVAVSIFGRPTPVELEFGQVEKIAS
- the rplK gene encoding 50S ribosomal protein L11 — its product is MAKKVDGYINLQVPAGAANPSPPIGPALGQRGVNIMEFCKAFNAKTKDLEQGTPIPVKITVYSDRSFTFEMRNPPATFLIKKAAGLRPTGKGGTGSKEPGRAVAGEVTIAQLKEIAKGKLKDMNTDDIDAAARTLAGSARSMGLKVVE
- a CDS encoding quinoprotein dehydrogenase-associated SoxYZ-like carrier, whose product is MSRSKYILFAFAIAALTLTGAGTGAEEINHESEASWASIRKDTFGQQDMIDGKGLLSLEAPERAEDAAVVPITIRLAPELADNVKSLTLIADENPAPVVATFTYGEAAGRGPRTLATRIRVDRYTFVRAIAESSDGKLYMTKAFVKASGGCSAPASRDAEEAAKSIGKMRIRTATGNAGKSDLGEVMMRHPNISGLAIDQLSGGYPPARFISHLSVTADGKLVFAMEGGISISEDPHFRFSYLPGASDRLEVTAEDTDGTKFSGRSGNPS